The genomic stretch GAACATTATTACCATGTCGAGACTGTATCAAAATAAATGCACCATTCAGCTCGGTTGCAACAAAATCTGTGCATGAAGTTAATACCAACGTTGTAAAAGACGTTATTCTGTACAAATACGAGAACCCTAAATATTTTAAGTACATGAACGTGTTTGCAGTAGTGCAGTACATGTTTTGGATGTATTTAGGAACGTTCGCGTTCACATCGCTGAAGGATGCACCTGTTGACCGCTCGAAGATAACAGACGACACACCGTGGTATAGAAGGATAAATCTTGGTGATAATAAGTACAGGAATACGCTTGGTGGCGTAGCTGTGCTAGTCGGTGAGtttggtcacagaataaattataggtacagaagactcactctctaacaaaacgtgtctgttacgatcaggacagatatggccgctaggtggcgatagcgccacgcgcagcttatggctagccaccaaaattggtgtggaacggatgtaccgttagctacctgtagcaaagccacGAAATcacagagtgagccacgcctggtttggTATAATTTATATCAACTTTTGTTGTTCTAGTGCAATGTGTGTTTAATTTGTATTAAACTGAAAggtgttttttctttttacaTATTGCTAGCTTCGTTTGCGTAAGAAAAACTATCCCATGCCTctaactatctccataccaactTTCATCTAAagtggttcagcagtttaagctgTATTATTAGTAGGGAGATATACAACTATTTCTATCATTATACAAATCATCACTACTTTAAAAAATCTCGTATCAtacactactactcaaagttgaaaggaactctgtatgcatcccatacatagataccacatttttctattacaattttttttttaattactgtcgtaatcagtggcggatttgcagtctttgccgccctaggccccaagccttgtagccgcccctttctcagcatcagcacctacatattgactacatttagataaggcaacggaaagatatattatagagggaaatgcttgggatgcacattttttacttagtaacttttttggactcgttaggaggtgaacatatcaaaagtaggGGGGGTTGGTTTGAAGGTTACATTTTTCGgattttcgcttattatatctcagaaactatacgtccttgtgacatgatcataggattcattttaagtgacattaccaataacattgactttttatgtacctacaaaaacattcaaaaaatctaaaaaagaaacaagaaaaaccttatttttgcctattttcttgaataactgctaaactatttatccatatataaaaaaattgagattcttacaatgagctctttgatttgatatgtaacacgatatagtttgaaaaactttatttttaaattttcttatttaccccccaaaaatggcctccatatttaaaattcatttatttacgttacacgtccatttttgggtcacaaacttacatatgtgtgcctttcaacttaattggtccagcagtttcggagaaaataggctgtgacagacggacagccagacgcacgagtataagggttccattttttccttttgaggtacggaacccgtaggtataaacggggaacaaggcgcgaaggcgtcaacaatatgcgaaatcgacgccacactcgcgttcgcgggtTCGCGtcgcgattcgcgcacaagtgtggagggccctccagatatcgtaaaaattgtaacttgtagcaagtttaaccaactttcattttgtaagaacgcatagtttccgagatataagcgaaaaactgaaaaatgtgaccttcaaatctctctcttcccccggctcaaaggctacggccggggacttttgatatgttcacctactagatagtccaaataaagttaggtacatagttaaaaattgtgtttcaagccttttttgagaattcgttgcctggcctaattttgagttattttttgttatcatcagcaaattttttgtcacaatttgccgcccctaatatctcgccgccctaggcccgggcctactgtgccttatgggaaatccgccactggtcgTAATGTCAACCTACCTACCCACCAACCTGCACAATTGCAAGCATCCAAAAGGCACAGTTTTTACTTGCCATCAAAACCTTGGCTTTAATTTTGTAACAATGTGttttatcctcgtgccgcccaccaaacaaaattatagtcaaggaagctagaatcttgttgtatttccTATTAGGTTGACTTTAATTTGTTAGAAAATTTTACGTgataaatgaaatgctacctacttcatttttagggttccggccgtacccaaagggtaaaacgggaccctattactaagacttcactgtccgtccgtctgtcagtcaccaggctgtatctcacgaaccgtgatagctagacagttgaaattttcacagatgatgtatttctgttgccgctataacaacaaatactaaaaacagaataaaataaagatttaaatggggctcccatacaacaaacgtgatttttgaccaaagttaagcaacgtcgggagtggtcagtacttggatgggtgaccgttttttttttgcattctggtacggaacccatcgtgcgcgagtccgactcgcacttgcccggtttttttaattaaggttgacattgcattgaaactgagtgtacatcctaatgtacattgggcatGAGGTTAAATTCATACTTGTATACTTACTTGTCTTTTACAGGCACAGGGTCCCTAGCAATGATATGGATGTACACCCTAAAGTCAGTCCGCTACCTCGTCCTACACAAGGGAGGCAAACATCTATCCTTCGTAACCTATGCTCCATTCGGAAACAACCACATCATGAAGGTACCCATAGAGAACGTCTGTTGCAAGGAGGCTAGGAAGAATGCTAGGGTTCAACTACCTTTGAAGGTGAAAAATACCTGGATGCATTATATGCTAGATATGAAAGGAGAGTTCAAGAACCCCATCTTGTTCGATGCTACAGCTGGATTGGCTAGGAAATGGTAATTTTGGTACCATTTATGTGAGTTTTTTTTATGGACTTATGGATCACTCGTGTAGATTTCACAGAACAGAACATGTACATACATATGAAGACCCACAAAGTAGAGTGGAGAAAACTAATATGAACGTTATCTTTGTcgattggcgcttacgccattattaacgatgctccgatatgaatacaatgccgcgcgacgctgtgcggcgtatgcgccatcgacaataaggtcccttttcatagataatgccccatatatataataatgactTTTATCCTGTTTTGACTGCATTTAATTTGAGTAAAATGTAGATTTAAATGTAATTGTTCctgttgtaaataaatactttgTTACAAATGTAGTTTTGTACTCATTTTGACTACTAACACGTTTATTGCAATATGAAAGTAGTGTTAGCATAACATAATGGCATATTGGTCCTCAAAgaagtaatcatcatcatcttcctctcGATGTTCCGGCTTTTAGCCACGGCACGTGGGAGCCTGAGGTCTTGGAAAAGTTTTCAGAGAACTCGTATGAGTAACAGTAATGTTTTCTATAAATTGTCTCTAAAAGGATTTAAGGAATAGTGTTAAGGTGCCGTAGATTCAGAGAGCGGAGTTTTTTTATAATCGTACCGCTTTTTTAGATAACAATATggttggcaaaaatttaatttgaaatttaatttttagatttagagAATTTCCTCAAGATTGCTAATCTAGTGCTAAAGTTTCTAGGCTACGACCTTTTAAAAACTGCGTTTTCTGAACCTACTGCACGGGAATAATAAAAATACCATCTTGAGATTTGTCAgaaaaaaatctttattaaaTCGTTTACAATTATAGTAACGGAAAGTATGTCTCAACTCAACACAAAATAAACAAGAAGAAATAGATCGATAACAAAAAATAGACTTCTTTCTATATACAACGTGTCTTAtcaacacaataaaatattaaacttaatgaaaaaaaaagtcttCACGTGAATACCATAGACGAAAGTGATTTTACAGTCAACTTAGCCTAACGTACAGTACAATAACTTAGCCTAGCCACCTACAGACATGTCCAGTTTAAGTCTACAAATGCTTTAACTAGCCTGCTACGACAAGCTACTTAGGGACCGATGACTTTAGCTTTTggttaaataaaacattattttaaatgAGAATAAAATGATAAGTCACATATTGAAGTCAATTATATTTGAATGTGCGCTGCGACGCGTAGATAAAAACACTAGAAAATTTCCAGTGCAAAATAAACCAGGGGGCGTAGACAACGTGCAATAGtcaacgctccgtagcgaatgaAACTCGACTGTTACTGTCGCTCTAGtgaggaagagtgatagagaaagatgactaaagtgtcattctatggaacttgctaactatgtaaacaaaagtcactagtaaattcatcattcagaggcaatttcaatatggcggtttgtttacatagttagcaagttccatagaatgacactttactatacgatacggagcgttaacgattggcacgttggctacgcgcccTGAAGATGCGCAATAGTTACTTTAATACGTGAGattaacatttaattttaatatcagtATGACTCACCAcatgtatttaaatgtaggtaatatagggaatttgtgtaattaattaaaacatagaccAAGTAACAGTACAAAAATGCATAATATTGATATGTTTCTAAAGCAGTTGTTGCACGCATCCTCTGAGTAAGAACTAACACGTAGATTTGAACGCTAAGCTGGATTGgataaagataaaatttaaatgacACTTAGATCAATACTTTAACAAGCATTATcaataaatgtaggtatgtattttgaAATTGAAGTTTATATATTTTGACTGATTCATTCAAAAGGTTTACAGTTGGAAATAAGAGCGAGTGGCTTTTTATActtacaaaaaatcgtggtTAACTTATGGTTCTCGATGGTTTCTCTGTCAAAGACGGAAGCTATTGAGATTTTACAGTTAACCAATTGGCTTACTTTATTTCAATCTTATAGTCTTTGTATAAAAGTACCGCCAGCATTCCGACATTCCcacttttatttacaattaatacacttttaatatttatactgtGTAATTCTAAACCATCAATACAATATACACTATTACATTACACAGGGCAGCGTCTGCGTGCAACTATTATTTCCAAAACGTCACCGATCCTCGACTATTTAAGTACATTAATTAAACCTTatttacattaataaataaCGTATCTAAGTTAAGAGTTAAGGCGCTGTGTGCAGGACATGAAAGCAGTGCGTATTACGTATATGTAGACTCCGGGTATCCTTATGGCATGCTTTTATGGGGAAAATGTATTTCACAATATTGGCCCTGTTTCATATGTAACAATCATAATGGCTATTGTAGTTTTGTAGTAGATTATACTCGCACTTGTTACTTATGAAATAGGTGCCATTATCGTGTGACCTTTCATAACCAAAATAAACTGCTTCACTTAAGATATTTATATAACAGTTATCTAGCATAAAAGTACTTTGTATTTCAGTTAGGTATTGCACTGATCTTTTTTTCAGCTGTAAAAACTCATGCCACAAGGATATCTAAGTCCAACTATTTATATACTAACTGCCTTTCATGAATCACAggtgattaaaaaaatattcctgaCATATGCACTGTTTCACACTGCATTGCAGTTACTATATCTTTTACTAATACTTTGGACCTTTTACTACGAATCTTGTCTACGTCACAAGGCGGTTAGCCCGGACTCCCGTGGTCGCGTTccgatacttctctttcctttggtgctcgttgctggtgaggagcgcctccaccgctccggtgtgacgcctcgcgtggtccggtaggagctaggccttccaaagcctgctgtgatgccgctgaggaccctggccgctccggcctgggtggttcgggtagggtggcgatgaaaagaaactcaatgtttcacatgcacgtatattttacgttaatctacactaattcgttcgtacactgacgcctgatgcgtgacaatcgtgacacgacaactactattcttagaaaataactatactgaAAACACACGCGGCGTGGTCAATGGCTGCGGCCAAGTCTAGCTTCAAACCCGGCAGGAATGCAACCTACGTGCGTTCGCTACAACGCTCCGAATCGTCCTGGCCGGAAATAGAATCCATCGATATGAAGTTTTACCATAATGAATGTAGTGACATACCATTTAAGTTACGCTTGAGCCTCTAGGAAATTGGCCTACGATTATTGCACACGGCACATGTGAAAGGTGCTTGCACTTGGCGTAAACATTCCTGCGGGGGGGAGGCCAGAGTTGAGCTGATACCTTGAAGCACAATGGATTAGCTAGTCTAACTTACAGCACTATCAAACATTGACCACAGCAAAGTGGTGACATGAAAGAACAAGTAACCAACTAAATACTTATAAAGAAACAGTACCTAGTACAGTTGCAATTAGAAATCAGTGAGTCatcttgatataaataaattcaatttaaacagtaggtaccatAAGTTGTTAACATGTGACAATACCAAAACAtaacttataaattaatacagttaagtACACTCTACTGGTAATTTACACAATTTGACAACGGGCCGGATTAAGTCGCCGCCCtgagtttttaatttaactgatcGTACAATATCATCTGCACCTTTAAATAATTGAATCACTCTACCTCTACGCCAGTGGAGAGGGGGTGCAGTTTCATCCTTGATTAATACTAAATCATTTAAAGCCATGTTAGGAACATGATTGTACCATTTGAGTCTGGTTTGCAAATTATTAAGGTAAGTAATATGCCATTTAGCCCAAAAGTTTTGTGAAATCTTTTGTAAAGACTGGAAATGTGATAAACATGCTACATTAGTGTCTTTCCACGGGTACTCAGGTACCGATAGCAATGGTTGCCCTATAAGAAAGTGGCCCGGAGTGAGTACTTCCAAGTCACATGGGTCCTCGGATAAAGgaaccagaggccgtgagttaagCACCGATTCTACTTTGGTAAATACGGTTGAAAGACCCTCGAAGGTCAGTATGCGGTCCCCTAACTCACGCTTGAGTAGGTTCTTACTACTCTTGACTGCGGCTTCTACCAAGCCTGACATGTGAGGGGCACCAGGAGGATTGAACTCCCAGCGGACACCTTGGCGACGAAATTCCTCCTGGAGGACAATTTCGTTGTCAAGTAAGAACTGACTAACCTCCTTGAGGTATGAGCTAGCACCTTTGAAATTTGTACCTTGATCGCTCCTGACTAAGGCGGGCAGCCCTCGTCGACTGACAAACCGTGTGAACGCCGCAATGAAGGCCTCGGTGCTCAGCGACGAGACGAGTTCAAGATGTACGGCTTTCGTTCCTAAACATACGAAAACACACAGATAAGCTTTGAGTGATTTAGCATTTCTGAGGTGACTACTTTTGACCCAGTAGGGACCGGCAAAATCGGTTGCTACTCCTGAAAAGGCACGAGCCGCCGTGACTCGGTCCGCTGGCAAATCTGCCATAAACGGGGCCTGCGTTGAAGCGTTGAATCTGAAACACGACATACAGCTATTGATTACGCGGGATACCACACGTCGCGCCGACGGGATCCAGTAACGTTGCCGGAGTATATTGATGAGTGCGCTCGTTGAAGCGTGACAATAGGTACGGTGATAATGCTGCATCAACATTTGAGTCCATTTATGGTCTTTAGGTAGAAGGTATGGGTGCTTAGCATCGTAACGTAAGCATGAATGCCGCAGTCGCCCTCCGACGCGAATGAAGTGATTCTCATCTACGAAAACGCTGAGTTTTTGAAGTGACTTGCAAACAATCTTGCCTCCTTTCAATAACACGATTTCATCTCTGTAAGCATCCAGTTGAACGTACTTAATCCAGTGGTTCATTgcctcacgattttcgtcgatcgTTAGCGTAGGGCGAACGTTCCGTTGCGCTTTCGGCAAACGAACGTTCTTACAAAATCGCAATACGTATGACGTCACATTGATAAGCTTGTTGAACGAACTGACTCGTGATAACAGAAACTCCTCCCATGACTTCTCGGCCGGCGTAATGTGATGTAACTGTTTGAATCCGGGTAAATCTGGTGACATGGTGACCGGCATCGTCGGCCACTGTGACTCATTCGTCATTAACCATTCTGGGTTCCACCAAAGATGAAACCCGATGAGGTCCTTCGCCGTAGCCCCCCGCGATGCGACATCGGCAGGGTTCGACTCCgatctgacatacctccatgtCATAGGTCGGGTTGACTGTTGAATATCTTGAACACGGTTACCTTCAAAAGTCTGTAGCACATGAGGCTTTGTGTTCAACCAACATAGCACAATTCTGGAATCTGACCAAGCATTTATGCTGTCAATCTGAACTGATTCCTCGTATGCCGCTGCGACGTGGTttaataacttataaaccaGGTGAGCTGCATTTAACTCGCTCTTCGGAATGGTTTGTTTGACTCTCCTTGACGCTACGCGAGTCTTAGCTATCACTAACCGTACTAGTACATTCCCTGACGCGTCCTCAGTCCGGAGGTACACGCAGGCTCCGTAGCCGAGCTCCGACGCATCTCCAAAGCCGTGGAGGGAGTGTGACACCGCACCGGGCAGAGTGACGCACCGCGGAATCTGTAGCTGACTCAAGTGATGTAGATCTTGAATGAGTTCATTCCATTGAAGGTCTTGAGTATGGGACAGTGGCTCATCCCACTGTAATCCATCTGTGAACAGTGATTGTAAAAACAGTTTGAATCTAAATATGATTGGTGCGCAATAGCCACACGGGTCATACAGTCTAGCTATGGTACTCAATATGCTACGTTTCGTCGTTGGTTGGCCCAACGGTATGTTGAGTTGATACGACATGGAATCTGACATGGGGTTCCACTGTATCCCTAATACCTTTATGAAACTCTTGtcgtcagtgtcaaactgacgaGGCATCTCACAATGCTCCTGCGGAAGATCCTGTAATAATTCTCTGCGGTTAGACGACCATTTGCGTAACTCATATCCAGCGCTCCGCATGAGTTCTATGAGTTCTGATTTGAGTTCTTGGGCCTCGGTGAGTGAATCAGCCCCAGTGAGGATGTCGTCAACATATACATCTCTGCGCATGATATGAGCAGCCGGTGAGTCTGGATGCTGGGCTTCCCAGTCATCAGCTAATCGAAGTAAGGTCCTTATCGCGATGAAAGGACTGGAGCGTAGTCCGTATGTATTGGTATTTAACTCATATACCTGTACATCCTGCGACGGATCCTCGCGCCACAGAATCAGCTGATAGCGCCTATCGCTGGGGTGTATCCACGTTTGCCGGAACATCATTCTGATGTCGGTCGTGAAGACAACTTGATGACGTCtgaaatttaacaatatttgagtgatatcatTTTGAAGCGGTTTGCCTGAGTGAAGGCATTGATTGAGCGATACTCCGGTGCTTGAGTTAGCTGCAGCGTTATATACGACGCGGATCTTTTCGGATCCCTTTTTGAAAATTCCGTGGTGGGGTATTACATAGTGTTCGCTCTCGAAATTAAAGTCTGATTTGGACATATGACCAAGTGCCTCATAGTCCCTCATGAATTCCTTATATTTTTCAGCAAATACTGGATTTTTGGCCAGCCTGGCCTCCAACGAAATCAGTCTACGCATGGCTAGAGCCCTAGACTCGCCCAGCTTGGGTCGGTCTGCCCGCAGCGGCAACCGCACCATGAATTGGCCATTATCTAAACGTTGAGTAGTGGAGGTATACAACCTTTCACATTCGAGGTGTTCTGGGTGTTGCGGCCGCTCCTCGGGGGGCTGCTCCACTCTCCAAAACCTTTCTAGGACGTCCTCGAGCCGAGTAGCATGGATGCCGTAGTCCTCTACTGATGTCCCGGCGGTCGGTGTTGTTAATGATGATGGGTAATTCCAAGTTGCCCCCATCAGCACGTGACCGAAGCAGGTGCCGTACGCCTCAACACCTGGAATGTTAGTGAGTATCTTTGAACCAGTGTATATATAATTGAGCACATCCGTTCCTAGAATGATGTCCACATCCTGCGATTTATCCAAGGCAGGGTCAGCTAATTCAAGTTTTGATGAATCCAAATGAGTCCTGATCTCAGTATCATAATAAGGTATGTTTCCCGTAACCCTGTACATGACTGTAGCTACTACACTGATGATAGGCACTGTTTTCCCGCGTGGTTTGAATACAAGCTTAGCAATCGTGCCTGGCACATTTACCTTTATGTCACCTActccaaaaatattattcccAGTAAACTGTTGGTGTACTTTGAATCTTTCTACAAATGATTTCTTCACTACGGAGCACCCCGCTCCCGAGTCAAGCAAAGCCCTAGCTTTAACATAAGACCCATTGCCTGATCTGACCATGATCACAGCTGTAGGAGAGACACGAATTGGCGCCATTCGTAGTCTTTCCTCCGGTGCACCAACAGTGGCCTGATCTCATTGTTCAGGCTCAGGACTGCTCCGAGTCCCGAAGCGCAATGAGTGGAATGACTGCTGCGCCGCTTGAACACGCGCGCCTACCTTAGCCCTCGGTATATGACCGGTGGGAATCAGCTGAGCCGGCTGAAGCGCACTATGAGGTGACCCTGTCTCCCTCCTTTGGGGTTGGTCTGGTACTGACGGCTTGGGAGACTGCGGCTTCGCAGCCCTCGGCGGAGATGTAGTCCGTCGCTGGGGAGACGGCCACCGCTCCGGCAGCGTGACTGCTCTCGACGTGCTTGGCGTGGCAAGCGGCATGACCCTTACCCGATGGACAGCTGCTTCAACTGCCATGGGTGGGGCTCTCCCCGCTGCACCACCATCGCACAGCAGTGAGTTGTGTGCGGACGACTCACACTGTGCGCACCAGTTGCGCTGCATGCACTCGCGTGCATAGTGACTGCGCAGGCATCTGAAGCATGCGCCTGACTTCCTAGCCCAGGTCTTCCGCTCCGAAATCGCCAGGTTAAGGAACTTCGGGCATTTGTACAAGCTGTGCTGGTCACTCGAGCAGTATGAGCAAAGAACAGGGGGTGAATTCACCTGATTGGTCTCTTGTTCGATGGCGAAGACCCTCGCTGGCGGTCCCGGTTTCCTGGTAGCTTGACCCGACGGCCCCGCTCTTCCTCGTGCAGGTGCGGAACCACGCTGCGCAGTTGGTTGCTCCACCGCTGCTGGCGAGACCGCTTGCTGAACCCGGCACTGCTCCTCCAACAGCGCCAGTAGCTGCGTGAGAGTGGGCAACACCTCCGGATTGCCACCGTACCTCTCCTCGTATAAGGTCTTGATTCTGTTCGGTAGTTTctgcaaaattataaaaatcaatAAGTATGACCACTCCGTGATTGGCTGCTTGAGCTTCTCAAGCGCCTGGACTGACTCCCGGAGCGGGTCATAGAAAGCTGAGCGTGACCCTGCACTCCAGTGCGCCACTGAAGGCAGGTTCATGATTCGGCTAATGAATGTATCCAACAGCAGCCTGTTATTCTGATACCGAGCCCGCAATAACTGTAAAGCTACCGCGTAGTTGGGTCCGTCCATCGGAAGGTGCTGTATAATGGACAGCGCCTCCCCTTGCAACGACGACCGAAGATAGTAATGTTTCTCCGCGTCGGAGATGTCCCTACTATTGACTAACGACATAAAGAGATCATAGAAGGAGAGCCACTCTGGCAGGTTGCCACTGAAGGTGGGCAGCTGCACAGAGGGCAATTTGACTTTACCTGCCTGTCCACGGGGTGTGTGTGACTGGCCAGCCTCTCCAGCCGACGCCTCGTCTAGCTGGATCAGCAGCCGGTTAACCTCGCTGAAGCACTCCTGGTATTGAAGTCGTTCCTCCTCCTCGAGCTCACCTTCGTAGGCCAGCAGTGACTCGTGGGCCTTGACGTACTCAGTATAAATAAGATCAAAGTGCCGCTTCGCCACCGACGCGGCCATGCTGTCAGGTCGTGATGTGACCGTGCCAGCATAGTCGGTCAACATTTGGTACTTGGTGCGCAGCTGCACCTTGATTGACTTTAACGACATGACGTGAATTTACTTTACGATTAATGAAAGACACTAATTTGTGACACTATTCGACTAACAGTTTACAAGTTAGGTGGCTTtggctttaccttaaagttggaTTTTATATTGACGATAACCTAATTAATCTATTGGCGACACTTGACGTTGACAGATAATTCTAACCTAAATGTCCCAAACTGACGTTTGCCGCGAACCGGAAATGTCCTTATGCTAAAGATGGCCGCACTCCGCACTGTACGGTCCCCGTCCGTTGCCTACGCAAGAAAATGGCGGCCGACGCCTTCCCTTTTAttacgatttgatttgattttttcgcaCTATGCCCAACCGCACCGGGCTCCGTTTCCACTGAATTTAACGGCAAAAATGAATAATGCTGACACGATGAGTACTTGAAGCGATGATTACGCTACCAATGCGATGTACCGCTGCGGT from Cydia fagiglandana chromosome 11, ilCydFagi1.1, whole genome shotgun sequence encodes the following:
- the LOC134668762 gene encoding transmembrane protein 223, whose protein sequence is MSLISLASIILKRGATYRTLLPCRDCIKINAPFSSVATKSVHEVNTNVVKDVILYKYENPKYFKYMNVFAVVQYMFWMYLGTFAFTSLKDAPVDRSKITDDTPWYRRINLGDNKYRNTLGGVAVLVGTGSLAMIWMYTLKSVRYLVLHKGGKHLSFVTYAPFGNNHIMKVPIENVCCKEARKNARVQLPLKVKNTWMHYMLDMKGEFKNPILFDATAGLARKW
- the LOC134668722 gene encoding uncharacterized protein LOC134668722; its protein translation is MAPIRVSPTAVIMVRSGNGSYVKARALLDSGAGCSVVKKSFVERFKVHQQFTGNNIFGVGDIKVNVPGTIAKLVFKPRGKTVPIISVVATVMYRVTGNIPYYDTEIRTHLDSSKLELADPALDKSQDVDIILGTDVLNYIYTGSKILTNIPGVEAYGTCFGHVLMGATWNYPSSLTTPTAGTSVEDYGIHATRLEDVLERFWRVEQPPEERPQHPEHLECERLYTSTTQRLDNGQFMVRLPLRADRPKLGESRALAMRRLISLEARLAKNPVFAEKYKEFMRDYEALGHMSKSDFNFESEHYVIPHHGIFKKGSEKIRVVYNAAANSSTGVSLNQCLHSGKPLQNDITQILLNFRRHQVVFTTDIRMMFRQTWIHPSDRRYQLILWREDPSQDVQMDYSGMSHCPILKTFNGMNSFKIYIT
- the LOC134668723 gene encoding uncharacterized protein LOC134668723, with product MSLKSIKVQLRTKYQMLTDYAGTVTSRPDSMAASVAKRHFDLIYTEYVKAHESLLAYEGELEEEERLQYQECFSEVNRLLIQLDEASAGEAGQSHTPRGQAETTEQNQDLIRGEVRWQSGGVAHSHAATGAVGGAVPGSASGLASSGGATNCAAWFRTCTRKSGAVGSSYQETGTASEGLRHRTRDQSGEFTPCSLLILLE